The Phacochoerus africanus isolate WHEZ1 chromosome 9, ROS_Pafr_v1, whole genome shotgun sequence genomic sequence TCCAATTCTGacaaccatttctttctttttttcactttttaaattttattttatttttggtcttttgtctttctagggctgcacccacggcatatggaggttcccaggttaggggtcgaatcagagctgtagctgctggctcatgccacagccatagcaatgccggatctgagctgtgtctgcgacctacaccacagctcacaacagcgccagatccttaacccactgagcaaggccagggatccaacctgcatcctcatggatgctacttgggtttgttaaccaccaagccatgatgggaactccttttcactctttttgttttgttttgtttctttcttttttcccaggctagggagttgaatcagagctgcagctcccggcctatgtcacagccacagcaacgaggggtccgagctgcatctgtgacctatgccacagctcatggcaatggcgagatccttaacccactgagtgaggccagggatcaaacccgcatcctcatggatactatgtcaggttcttaatccactgaaccgcaacaggaactccctggcagcTGTTTCTTGTACTCTATCACCTAGAGTCAGGACCAAGGGACCATTTCCTCTGGAGAAAGAGGTAATACACTGGAAAACTGTCCTTCGGGGGAAGGCCAAGTGGCATGAATTTTCTCACAAATTAATCTGGAgctctttggtttttgttcctgagCATATCTTGTTCATGTGTGTTGGTCTCTGACTGGCCTCCCACCCTATTCTAGGGTATTCACTGAACTCCGGTTTCTCTTTGATGCTGTTCCCCATCTGCCTTTCTTCACAAATTATCACCTTATAATTGCAATAGCCAAACCCAATCCCTAGCTTGTAAGCAAAGAAAAGTGTGGAGCTCCAGAATGTTGCTTCAGAGAATCATTTATTGGTGCAAAAATGGAAAGCCGGCTCAAAGAGGGAAGGCAGATGGAAGTctcatttttgttgctgttttttttttctgttcaaatatatatatatatatatatatatatatatatatatatatatatatatatacacacatgtgtaggATGGAGAATGAGGGGTGGGAAAGAGGCCCAGGAGTTTAGAAGACTTGAAAACCGTTCCATGTACATTCTCTTGGACTATTCCAACTTGCTTCTCCTCTTATTCATTTTCCCAACCTGTGTATCTTTACTCCCATTATTATCTTTCAACTCTCGTGACTCTAATTTTCTTCTGTTACAACCTATCTCTCAAGGCTAATCAAGGTTCAGTTCTGAATCTGGCTTCTAGTTGCCATGCCCCAGCTAACTCAGCTCTCGCTCCTGTCTTATTCCATTCTTCCCCATTTCAAGCTCTCAGAAATCACACTCACTGTCTGCTCCCTTAGAGACCTCCCAAGTTTCTCAATGGGCATTCATAGCTTTTGAAAATGATCAAGATTGTTCTTCTCCCTGATCCCAGTGTTCTCTCTATGCAGCATTCTCTAGCTTTCTTAAACCGATACAGCATGGTTCAAACTAAACATGGTTCCTGTCCTAGTCAGTAAGGTtcttgggaaaagaaacagaaatggtgGTTGGAAGGATGGCTGAAAGCAGAGTAGGCTAAAGGGGAATCTAAAGgctcctggggtgggaggagataAAAAGTACATGACCCACCCATGCTTGAAATCTCCAGCCTCTCCTCATTGACCTCAAATGCTGATAGCATCAGTGACCCAGAAACATGAGGAGCCTTGGAGTCTAATGTGCTTCTTCTCAAGCCTCCTTCCTATAGTACAAATCCTCTGTATCAGAAATAGCTCCCTCACTTCCATATAATCATGTCCCTTCCAATTCCCTCTTCCAAAGTCCGGGCAAGGTCACCTGAGCTGAAAGCAGAAGAGAATCAATGTGTGGGGGAAGTCTTCTGTTTGCCctatagatttctttctttcttttccttccttccttctttctctttctttcccttccttcctctctctctctttttttagggccatgcctgtggcatatagaagttcccaggctaggggatgaattggagatgcagctggggctacaccgcagccacagcaatgccacatctgcaacctacgccatggCTTGAGGCAATGACAGaaggttaacccactgagcgaggccaggaatcgaacctgcatcctcatggggatactagctgggtttttaacctgctgagccacattaggAATTCCAGATTTCTTTCTGACTCATGCCAAATGAGGCTGAGCTATCTGTAATGCACCAGCAGACATTTTCGTTCTTGGCTTCTCTTTGGGAATGGCCAACAAGAGACACTGGCAGTAGGTCAATGAGTAGAAGAGGAGAGTGAGGATGCTCCTCTGGCTTCCTCCTGATTGAGTCCCTGCAGGTTGGTTGTATCCCTCTACTAAGGCCACAGCTCTTATTGGTCGGCCCTCTAGTTTCTGGTGACTGCTCCTAGGTAACTgcattgctatatatatataattttttttttggtctttttgccttttctagggccactcccacagcttatggaggttcccaggctaggggtcgaatcggagctgtagcctatggcttaggccagagccacagcaattcaggatctgagccacgtctgcaacctacaccacagctcatggcaacgccggatcctcaacccactgagcaaggccagggactgaacccacaacctcatggttcctagtcggattcattaaccactgcaccacgacgggaactcccctgcattgGTATTATTCAGCCCCAGGGATTGCGCCATCCCTTGCTGCTCTGTCTTAAGCCTGCCCACAGCTTTCCATACAATCCCTTTATTAAACTTGCCTTACTTATCCAGTGTGCCCTCTGCTTTCTTCTAAGACCCTAACATAAGACGGGGAGGGAAAggtaaggaagagaagagaatctACGTCTTGTACTTTTTCTTAGAATCATAGACACATGGGTTTGAAACCTAGCTAGCTATGTGATAAAGTTAATTAACTTTTCTAAATTCACTTTCCTAGACTTACCATAGGGATAATATCTACCTGGCAGGACTGGGAAGGTGAGAGAATATATGTGAAAGCAGTACCACGGTGCCAGGTGCTCAATGTAGAAATTCAATTATTACTACATATGAGTATATTCCACATGAGGGCATTTAATGCAGAAGAGAAAGCAGAACGGGGTGGTGCTTCAGGGAAATTATTTCCTGtgtcagatatttttatttagtttttcttgaAGTTtgcctttgaagccaggcatggCAGGTGTACTCTGAGTTCAGGATTCCTGCAGAGGAGATGAAATCTTCTCAGGAATCTTCTCACTCTCAGAATCAAACAGCCTGAACCACTCTAGGTTCCcaggaaaagagaattttatgGTAGCAACAGAGACAGCTCCTGGCACAGACACCAGAAGGGGTAGGAAGATACCCCCCAAGAGTCAGAAAGCAAgtttttatacacatttttcaTGGTTTCTAAAGATAAATCAAACCTTAAACACTCTTTAACTCAGGTTTCCCAAGGCAGACATCTGAGATACAATCAGCTTGAAACTAGCCAGAGGAGAATAGTCCCTGTTTATGGTTTATGGAATGTCCGCAAGCAGTCTTAGCAGCGTCAGCAAGATTAATAAGTACATGACTACGTGTCCTTTCAAAAGTCAACCTCAACTGGAAGGGCCTCTGGGCTACCTACTAACCTGCCTAAGAAATACTATTACCTTCTCACTGAACCCTGCACAAGCTGGGTTTTTGAGGAGGTTGGTGTAGCTCAACTGATGGGGAGGGGAACGGGATGGACAGAAGACAAACTGAGACAGGAATGAAACTCAGGAGACCTTGACTTTGTTAAGGTTGCTGGAGCTTCCACACTGAAAATATGAGAAGAGGCAAACTGGTGAGTGGTTGAGCTCATGGGGTATAACTTCTCTTTCCCCATTTCTCCACTAAGTCTGAAATATTCCTCCATCTCATGGGTCAGGGGCTAGGCAATAgccctcctgcttctcctcaACTCCAGATAACCAGTTTTCCTATTTGTCCTTAGCAGTTTTTAAGAGAAGCAACACTTTGTATGAGTTACTTAAACTCCTAATGAAGGAGAAggagcagaaggagaaaggaTGGTCTcttggggaggggctggagccaCCTCCACAggtgaggaaggcagaaggaaagCCGCCAAGTGGTGAAAGAGCCAAGTAATCACCCCAGGCATTTACCTGGCGCCTTTCCTCCTCTTCAAACACACTGCTTCTTAATCCCTCAGCCCGAGGCAGCTGGAAAGAGACAGAGATTCAGAGAAGAGCTGGAGTGTCCCTGAAGCCATTCAGGGCTCAGCCCAATACATAGGAACCAGGTGGAAATAGGTTCCACTTAGCCTTATCTCAAGAGTCTGTGGGAGGCTGAAAATAGGTACTAGGAGTAGAGTGGGTGTGGTtagtatagaaaaataaaatctagatccccatggtttctgtttttaaaccTCTTCTCCCTAAATGCTGAGAATTCTGGCGCTGTTTCTCAATACCTGTGCATAAAGTGGTAGCGGGTTGTTGGGACTTCAGCAGTGCTCCCAAGTCTCGAGGAGCATGGCCTGCCCCTGAGAGAATGGCTAGGGGCCCAGTTTCAGAAGATGAGACTGCATCCCACACTCATTCTTCCCATTCCCCACTCCACCATCTCCTGTCTGAGGCATCTCCTAGGTAACTGGGAGAAATGAAGTATAGCATGGCCGAAGGGGAAGGATAAAATGGACGTTTTATTACACACAGTAGCACAAATGGGACCAGAATCAAATCTGGAGTGATGGTCTTTATATCAATCCTGCATTTAAAAGGCActcaacctaaacatccattttCTCAGTCCTGCATGAGAAATGGCATCTTGTGTAGTGAGAAACTGGGATCCAGTTTGTGGGAAAGATGCCCGGTGAAAGTCACTTTGTCTCAGGGAAGAAACGTCTGAGGGTTCAAATCATTTGGGAGGCACCTCTTGGAGGTAGGGAGGTCATCTTAGGTCTATGAGAAAAGTTAGGAATCTCTCAGGCCCACAAGGCAATAAAGGCCATGAAGGCAAAACCAGCAGCTACACAGCCCCACTTGGCCAGAGGGGCTTCAGGACTTGCTAGCTCTCGGGGCAGAATTTCTAGGAAGGTGACATATAGGAAGGTGCCTGCTGCCACACCTTCTAACACAGCCTGGGCCAAGCCTTTCCCCCCTTCAGAGTCTCCTTGAAACACCACCAGCCCTAGGGCTAGGCCCAGGGGGGACATGAGAGCTAGTGACAATATGGAGAGAATGGCCCAGCGTGACCCAGTGCCTATCTTTATCAGCCTCAGTCCCACACCAAACACCACGAGCCCCTTGTGAGCCAAGACAGCAAGACAGAGCTGCACAGTAGCTGCGACTGTTAGCTGCAGCCCCACTGCTAGACCTTCAAACACGGAGTgaaaggagagtgagagcaagagGATGAGGGCTCGAAGGGGACTCTGTGAGGGTGAGGGTAGAGGTCCATGGCTGTGGAGTTCAAGGCCAGGACCCATACCCCATTCTTGCTCCTCCACTGTTGATCTTCCAGAAGCCCCAGGACAGCACTGCAATACCAGTGActccaaaaagaagacaaagaagaagcctaGGGAGATGATGAGCTCTCCATAGGGATACTCCACCTAGGAACAGAAAGAGGGGCTGTGAGaatgaagaggaagggaagaaatgcCATTGGATGGACACAGATTTGGGAGACTGAAGAGAATGGGAAGTGTGGTAATAGAACATATAAAAGGGGAATGAAGCCAAGAGTGGACATGGACATACAACAAGACGAATATCAGAGGGACTAAGGGAAACAATACAAATAGAGTTAGAAATATGGGGAAATGATATGAAGCACGTCAAAGGGtccagagaaagaagggaagttaAGCAAGGGCTCCTTCTGGGGTCTCATAAGCCCAAAAGGATTGGgctgtctcctcctttcctctgcaatGACTGAGCTGAGGAACAGAAAGCGTTCCTGGAATTCCAAAAACACTCCTTTCAAAAAGGTCTAGGTATGAAAGGGAGTCACTGGTTCTCCCTACTCTCCAGAAGGGAATGGCAGGATACTTACATTAGATGAATCAGCATCATCAGAAGAATTTCCCTTACTTTTTGTCCTGTTCTAAGGAGACAAAAATCACAAATTagataagagaaaaaatagcTCAGCTCCCTGTCCTATGCCTCCAGCTCCACCACTTTCCTTATTAAAACCCAATCtaacctgtttttgttttttgtttgttttctttttagggttacacccacggcatatggaggttcccaggctaggggttgaatcagagctacagctgccggcctacgtcacagccacagcaacgtgggatctcagccatgtctgtaacctacaccacagctcatggcaatgccggattcttaacccactgatcaaggccaggcaccaaaccaacatcctcatggatgctagtcaggttcttaacccactgagccaaaatgggaattctTAGTCTGACTTGTTTCCATCATTCCACACAACAAAGAGCTGTCATCTTCCTTGTCCTTCCACCCGTGTCATTCGTGTCATTCCTTTCCCCGCTTTCTTCCTCTAGTTCTGTTCATCATTCTGACTTCACAACCATGCAGCTCAGCAACTCTGCTGCTCACCTGTATCACCAACTTCTGGATCTCTGACTCAATTCCCTCCAAGGCTTCAGCAGTCATGTGCATGAACCCTGCTCCCAGGAAAACACCTGCAGAAGTGCAGCCCAGGAGGCTGAGGATCCGGCGGTGACGacctaataaataaaaaacaggagttaCAATACAGTTGGCAATGAGGAGATACACACAGGTGATTAAAGAGCCACAGGCAGCACCTAATATCACAAGCTTGGGGATGGTGAGAGAATCAGAGCAAGATACCAGGAGAGGGTGAAGGGCTGAAGTCAGACTTAAATTATGGGGACAAAGATGTggtagggctgtacctgtggctctATCAGTCTGGAACCACTTGAAGCAGATGGGAATAAGACCACAGATTAGAGTGAGAACCAGCAGGGCAAACAGGCAGCCAATTTTTACTCCTAGTAGTGGCTCCATCCTTGGGGAACAGGATAAATAGAGGCCTCAGAATAAGGAATGGAGTTATACTCTTTGGAGCAAGAGGGGCGTCTTAGGTGGTCAAAGCCGGAGTATCCACTCTCCTGAGTTTCAAGGAAGCTATTGGGATCCTCTTTCTATTCCGTGTTGCCTCTTCTTGCACAGCCTTGCATAGCTGACTGAGGCCCAGCCCCAGCTTCCCATCCTTCCCCTACATGAAGGCCCCTCCCCTGGCTGACGCCTCCCAGAATTTAGAAACCGGAAACTCCAGACTCCCTGTCAGGCACAGCCTGGTGCTCTGTCTTCTCCTCTTCAATGCTCTGACTAATCCAAGAGCTACGGACAGTCTTAGTTCACGCCTGGGGCTGTTCTAATCCAAAATGGGCGCCTACGGCAGCTACTTCACAGCTATTTTGTGTCGGGGACAATCTGGTCCTGTCTCACTCAGGACATTTGATCTAAACCTTCCGTACCCTCTCTACCCCACCTCAAGTCTTATAGGTTGACATGCTGATACCTGAACTGCACTCTTTCAGAGGGGATTTGGGGCCACTTGGGGtaaggaggaggtggggctggaaagTGGAGCTGCTACCACTCTGTGGGAACCTGTAGATGAGAGGACTCCCCTTTCCGGTAACCCCAGAAAAATAGCTCCAGGCATGGAAATGTCTAGAAGAAAATTGAGATTTCTAGTATTACAACACTGATACTGTTATGACTTTTGACTATGCCTGTTCCCTGATATAAATCTTAGGAGAGGGACTGAGAGTTTTAAGATGGAGAAAGTTGTTCTATCTCTGAAACAGCAAGATCTAGGGGAAAACTGAGAAATGAACCAAGTAAACTGAAGGCTCCTGCCTCCTGCCACAAGGGTGGAGATGGAAGATTCAGGCCTGAGGAGAACCAATTCTTGAGGGAAATGTATAAGACAAACTGAGGGAGCTGAGAAAgttggaggggaaggagggagaaaaaaatagaagccaaGCAGCTGCAGATTCCCCTATTCAGGTGGCCTGCATAACAATCCTGAGACCTGTTGAGCCAGTTctcagggagctgggggaggcctTCTTCACTTCCCCAGATTATCTCCAGGACTTCCTGGGAAGTGGGGGGCTCTAGCAGAAGCTACAGTATTCTCACAGAAGAGGGTGAGCTGGAGATTTATGTGGGAAGATTGTTactgaaactcggcctctgtccaccaggcccgaatagaaatgtggagacagagttttggatgaaggagaaaaaaaaatcagctttttttgctttgccaggcaaagcagGCCATGgaaggctaatgccttaaagattgttttaatttttcactgggaagaactgcagggagttttatagcaaaaaggagaaaaacaggctttCAGATAGGTATCAGGATTagggcaaacatgcattcttctttctttgggggaatcttagtcattgaAGCTGGTGTCGGGAGATCTTGGCATGATCGTGGTGGTGGTCTCCTGGGTtactgcctagaataacagtacttgcaaaagGGCATACTGaccagagattagaacaaactaggaaagttcctgaaaaaatcacgtgctaataatctttaacccacaggcaattgtgctcagggtgcttaatctttagcttatgagcgattgtgtttagggtgcaattaaggcTGCAATTAAGCCATGgaaggctaatgccttaaagattgttttttttttttttttttttttcccactgggaagaattgcagggagttttatagcaaaaaggagaaaaacaggctttCAGATAGGTATCAGGATTagggcaaacatgcattcttctttctttgggggaatcttagtcattgaAGCTGGTGTCGGGAGATCTTGGCATGATCGTGGTGGTGGT encodes the following:
- the SLC39A2 gene encoding zinc transporter ZIP2 isoform X3, whose amino-acid sequence is MEPLLGVKIGCLFALLVLTLICGLIPICFKWFQTDRATGRHRRILSLLGCTSAGVFLGAGFMHMTAEALEGIESEIQKLVIQNRTKSKGNSSDDADSSNLPRAEGLRSSVFEEEERRQSGSGCLILRVRRFLRRFHLLCRNPELRVHLPCLASKANFKKN
- the SLC39A2 gene encoding zinc transporter ZIP2 isoform X6; the encoded protein is MEPLLGVKIGCLFALLVLTLICGLIPICFKWFQTDRATGRHRRILSLLGCTSAGVFLGAGFMHMTAEALEGIESEIQKLVIQNRTKSKGNSSDDADSSNLPRAEGLRSSVFEEEERRQES
- the SLC39A2 gene encoding zinc transporter ZIP2 isoform X5, with protein sequence MEPLLGVKIGCLFALLVLTLICGLIPICFKWFQTDRATGRHRRILSLLGCTSAGVFLGAGFMHMTAEALEGIESEIQKLVIQNRTKSKGNSSDDADSSNLPRAEGLRSSVFEEEERRQCGSSSNLNKVKVS
- the SLC39A2 gene encoding zinc transporter ZIP2 isoform X2, which encodes MEPLLGVKIGCLFALLVLTLICGLIPICFKWFQTDRATGRHRRILSLLGCTSAGVFLGAGFMHMTAEALEGIESEIQKLVIQNRTKSKGNSSDDADSSNLPRAEGLRSSVFEEEERRQVNAWGDYLALSPLGGFPSAFLTCGGGSSPSPRDHPFSFCSFSFIRSLSNSYKVLLLLKTAKDK
- the SLC39A2 gene encoding zinc transporter ZIP2 isoform X4; protein product: MEPLLGVKIGCLFALLVLTLICGLIPICFKWFQTDRATGRHRRILSLLGCTSAGVFLGAGFMHMTAEALEGIESEIQKLVIQNRTKSKGNSSDDADSSNVEYPYGELIISLGFFFVFFLESLVLQCCPGASGRSTVEEQEWAASG
- the SLC39A2 gene encoding zinc transporter ZIP2 isoform X1; amino-acid sequence: MEPLLGVKIGCLFALLVLTLICGLIPICFKWFQTDRATGRHRRILSLLGCTSAGVFLGAGFMHMTAEALEGIESEIQKLVIQNRTKSKGNSSDDADSSNVEYPYGELIISLGFFFVFFLESLVLQCCPGASGRSTVEEQEWGMGPGLELHSHGPLPSPSQSPLRALILLLSLSFHSVFEGLAVGLQLTVAATVQLCLAVLAHKGLVVFGVGLRLIKIGTGSRWAILSILSLALMSPLGLALGLVVFQGDSEGGKGLAQAVLEGVAAGTFLYVTFLEILPRELASPEAPLAKWGCVAAGFAFMAFIALWA
- the SLC39A2 gene encoding zinc transporter ZIP2 isoform X7, translating into MEPLLGVKIGCLFALLVLTLICGLIPICFKWFQTDRATGRHRRILSLLGCTSAGVFLGAGFMHMTAEALEGIESEIQKLVIQDKK